A part of bacterium genomic DNA contains:
- a CDS encoding SUMF1/EgtB/PvdO family nonheme iron enzyme, translated as MAILTLLLAAGCSTAESISALLHGEGVLRLPVADMTFRRIDPAQYGTNMPAFFLLETEVTNEMYAQYLRDTKQRKNDSLTVRQARDLRSSGQWSTASPAWDADILSLTWDETTPPKSKERYPVALVTYADATNFCAWLTKQHSQIGLFRLPTKAEWLVAAYGRSRDYPWGEKLDMAIPCVSPSSDRHRMEPVSVDGPTRDITPEGIRHLWGNVKEYIQNPWDSGRSIFGSTSTIHRSMPWALFRCGRSILSTPDVSHISSRDHDGRLSRGYVACAIIDAQNGTAPGC; from the coding sequence ATGGCGATTCTGACTCTCCTCCTCGCTGCGGGATGCTCCACGGCGGAGTCCATCTCTGCCCTGCTTCACGGCGAGGGCGTCCTCCGTCTGCCTGTCGCGGACATGACATTTCGCCGGATCGATCCCGCGCAATACGGCACCAACATGCCGGCGTTTTTTCTTCTGGAAACCGAGGTGACGAATGAAATGTACGCGCAATACCTGCGCGACACAAAGCAGAGGAAGAATGACTCGCTAACCGTTCGTCAGGCGCGGGATCTTCGCTCAAGTGGACAATGGAGTACCGCAAGCCCCGCCTGGGATGCAGACATCCTTTCCCTGACGTGGGACGAGACCACGCCGCCCAAGAGCAAGGAACGATACCCCGTCGCACTTGTCACCTACGCGGACGCGACGAACTTCTGCGCATGGTTGACGAAACAACACAGCCAGATCGGTCTCTTCCGCCTTCCCACAAAAGCAGAATGGCTGGTTGCGGCCTACGGCAGAAGTCGGGACTATCCATGGGGAGAGAAGTTAGATATGGCGATTCCCTGCGTCTCTCCCTCCAGTGATCGACACCGGATGGAGCCTGTGTCAGTAGACGGGCCAACTCGGGACATCACGCCGGAAGGAATCCGACACCTCTGGGGCAACGTGAAGGAATATATTCAGAACCCATGGGATTCAGGGCGATCCATCTTCGGTTCGACGAGCACAATACATCGTTCTATGCCTTGGGCTCTTTTCCGTTGCGGGCGATCTATTCTTTCAACACCGGATGTCAGCCACATCAGCTCTCGTGACCATGATGGGCGTCTATCTCGTGGATATGTTGCGTGTGCAATCATTGATGCGCAGAATGGCACTGCACCGGGATGTTGA
- a CDS encoding type II toxin-antitoxin system HicA family toxin, whose protein sequence is MKQITGKELAKAIQRRGWQLSRVKGSHHIFLKDGRRERIVIPIHGSQPLKIGLLHALMKIADLNEDEI, encoded by the coding sequence GTGAAGCAGATCACGGGCAAGGAGCTTGCAAAGGCCATCCAGCGGCGTGGGTGGCAGCTCTCTCGTGTCAAGGGAAGCCACCACATCTTCCTGAAGGATGGACGACGAGAGCGCATCGTGATCCCCATACATGGATCACAACCGCTCAAAATCGGACTTCTGCATGCTCTCATGAAGATTGCCGATCTTAATGAAGACGAAATCTGA
- a CDS encoding toxin-antitoxin system HicB family antitoxin, which translates to MKTIPHDHYTYRVTWSEEDNEYVGLCAEFPGLSWLAAAPEAALRGVRSVVADVIEDMNKQREPIPEPLANRSFSGKFMVRVPPNVHRELALEAAEAGVSLNRLASAKLAHG; encoded by the coding sequence ATGAAAACCATTCCGCATGATCACTATACCTACCGCGTCACATGGTCGGAAGAAGACAATGAGTATGTTGGCCTTTGCGCGGAATTTCCGGGTTTGAGCTGGCTGGCAGCAGCACCCGAAGCTGCGCTTCGGGGCGTTCGCTCCGTTGTGGCGGATGTCATAGAGGATATGAATAAACAGAGGGAACCCATTCCTGAGCCGCTGGCAAACCGATCATTCAGTGGTAAGTTCATGGTGCGAGTCCCGCCCAATGTGCATCGCGAACTCGCTTTAGAGGCCGCAGAGGCCGGTGTCAGCCTGAATCGTCTGGCATCAGCCAAACTGGCTCATGGATAA
- a CDS encoding CopG family transcriptional regulator, whose translation MRAKTKYSAEPIGPVKIITDFLPSPDQLAFKEDSKKVTIGLSRRSIAFFKEAASQYGTPYQTMIRRLLDSYAETYGKTTPTTPRTLRR comes from the coding sequence ATGAGAGCGAAAACAAAATACAGCGCTGAACCCATTGGGCCAGTCAAAATCATTACAGATTTTCTGCCGTCTCCAGATCAGCTTGCCTTCAAAGAGGATAGTAAGAAAGTGACCATTGGCTTGAGTCGGCGCAGCATCGCCTTCTTTAAGGAAGCCGCAAGCCAATACGGCACTCCTTACCAAACCATGATCCGCCGACTTCTCGATTCGTATGCTGAAACATACGGGAAAACGACTCCAACCACGCCTCGCACTTTACGTCGCTGA
- a CDS encoding BrnT family toxin: protein MSKVRFEWDDTKDRENLRKHGVSFSRAQFAFADPKRVIAQDLAHSQSESRFYCFGQVDEGVMTVRFTYRNDMIRIIGAGYWRKGKAIYESENKIQR, encoded by the coding sequence ATGTCAAAGGTTCGATTCGAATGGGATGATACCAAGGACAGGGAGAACCTCAGAAAGCATGGGGTTTCGTTTTCAAGGGCACAGTTTGCCTTTGCCGACCCGAAGCGTGTGATAGCCCAGGATTTGGCGCACAGTCAGTCAGAGTCGCGATTCTACTGCTTCGGTCAGGTTGATGAAGGGGTAATGACAGTTAGATTCACTTATCGGAATGACATGATCCGGATCATTGGCGCAGGTTACTGGCGGAAAGGAAAAGCAATTTATGAGAGCGAAAACAAAATACAGCGCTGA
- a CDS encoding type II toxin-antitoxin system HicB family antitoxin, giving the protein MKIQAIIHNAEEGGFWAEVPALPGCVTQGETLAEIKRNLKEAVELWLEAGQEVTRPRPEDRVLEFAV; this is encoded by the coding sequence ATGAAAATCCAAGCAATTATCCACAACGCAGAAGAAGGCGGTTTCTGGGCTGAGGTGCCTGCCTTGCCTGGGTGCGTAACGCAGGGCGAGACGTTGGCTGAGATCAAAAGAAACCTGAAGGAGGCCGTTGAACTCTGGTTGGAGGCGGGGCAAGAGGTGACCAGACCCCGCCCCGAAGATCGAGTTCTGGAGTTTGCCGTGTGA